A section of the Zymoseptoria tritici IPO323 chromosome 9, whole genome shotgun sequence genome encodes:
- the HFO2402 gene encoding histone H4 (Histone H4; core histone required for chromatin assembly and chromosome function): MARYRNSNAIIRSDVPHASSSSAPRPTASSTGGKGKTSFHGGVGSKGLGVTPHKRHRKILRDNIQGVTKGDIRRMARRGGIKRIAGGIYEETRLVLRKRLEVLLKDIAAVVELSGRKTVCVTDVVFVLNRVGNPIYVSLMLRTSSLVSC, from the exons ATGGCGAGATATCGCAACAGTAACGCCATCATCCGTTCAGATGTGCCGCAcgcttcgtcgagctctGCGCCGCGTCCGACCGCTTCCTCGACTGGCGGCAAAGGAAAGACCTCGTTCCACGGCGGAGTTGGATCCAAGGGACTCGGCGTCACTCCACACAAGCGGCACCG CAAGATCTTACGCGACAATATTCAAGGCGTCACAAAAGGCGACATCCGTCGAATGGCCCGCCGTGGTGGAATCAAGCGTATTGCAGGCGGGATCTACGAGGAGACTCGTCTCGTCTTGAGAAAGCGTCTGGAAGTT CTTCTCAAGGATATcgccgcggtcgtcgagctctCAGGACGGAAGACGGTCTGCGTCACAGATGTGGTGTTCGTACTCAACCGCGTAGGAAACCCGATCTACGTAAGTTTGATGCTCCGCACATCTTCTTTAGTATCGTGCTGA
- the MgXYL4 gene encoding beta-xylosidase (Beta-xylosidase, Glycosyl hydrolases family 43 (PF04616)): protein MLPLTLLSTATLLAATAFALPQSSPQPDLFTRQSSTAKVGYLLTTFPVEDEAIYMYLSKGNDAHTWQQLTTDGSNGAILRSTIGDKGVRDSKIVRAKDGSKYWLIGTDLQVNNKADFNVASRFGSLKIIIWESTDLVNWSSPRLSPNLTDSSAGNVWAPEAVWDESSQTYFVVFASRFFPATPADRSGPQPPNKLMYVTTTDFKTFSAAKEYLAPGYPVIDATFLKADNEGARVWYRWVKDERDLLIYQERSANGLLGPWSRVGGASDSERITFAKQYSNNEGPLVFKDNVDSGLFHLWIDENSLQTYIPATARTLGSMSAWKAEALKGFPNHIKHGSVES from the exons ATGCTGCCTCtaaccctcctctccaccgccacccTCCTGGCAGCAACAGCCTTCGCCCTCCCCCAATCCTCTCCTCAACCAGACCTCTTCACCCGACAGTCATCCACCGCCAAAGTCGGCTATCTCCTCACCACCTTCCCCGTCGAAGATGAAGCCATCTACATGTACCTCTCCAAAGGCAACGACGCCCACACCTGGCAACAACTCACAACCGACGGCTCCAACGGCGCCATCCTCCGCTCCACCATCGGCGACAAAGGCGTGCGAGATTCCAAAATCGTCCGCGCGAAAGACGGAAGCAAATACTGGCTCATCGGCACGGATCTCCAAGTCAACAACAAAGCCGACTTCAACGTCGCCTCCCGCTTCGGCTCCCTCAAAATCATCATCTGGGAGTCCACCGATCTGGTCAACTGGTCTTCTCCCCGCCTCTCCCCGAACCTCACAGACTCTTCCGCGGGAAACGTCTGGGCGCCCGAAGCCGTGTGGGATGAAAGCTCCCAGACGTACTTTGTCGTCTTCGCTTCGCGCTTCTTCCCCGCCACGCCGGCCGATCGGTCGGGACCGCAACCGCCGAATAAATTAATGTATGTCACCACGACGGACTTCAAGACGTTCTCGGCTGCGAAGGAGTACCTCGCGCCGGGGTATCCTGTCATCGATGCGACGTTTTTAAAGGCCGATAATGAAGGCGCTAGGGTGTGGTATCGATGGGTCAAGGATGAGAGGGATTTGTTGATTTATCAAGAACGGTCGGCGAATGGACTTCTGGGACCTTGGAGTCGGGTTGGTGGTGCTTCGGATTCGGAACGGATCACGTTTGCGAAGCAGTATAGCAATAATGAGGGGCCGTTGGTTTTTAAGGACAAT GTCGACTCCGGTCTCTTCCACCTGTGGATCGACGAGAACTCATTGCAGACGTACATCCCGGCCACGGCGAGGACGTTGGGCAGCATGTCGGCGTGGAAGGCGGAGGCGCTGAAGGGGTTCCCGAATCATATCAAGCATGGCAGTGTGGAGAGT